A genomic stretch from Pararhizobium sp. IMCC21322 includes:
- a CDS encoding lysophospholipid acyltransferase family protein: MNNNSGSNAVERLLARIIALPICLLMSAWCMTLNRQVQDLTKLDQMTKDGHRVLAMFWHGEYLPLFALAKGRNVVVVTTSSFRGNVIANICHWFGYQPVRLPVKGRGMHVLAKHFDQNYGLYAVALDGPLGPYHRIKHGALQLAIEQGVQLVPIGIQSKRKIVLASRWDKQEIPLPFSRVSITVGDMIDGKDTSPGPDHALLDQKIATAMEEQSRLAGDLL; the protein is encoded by the coding sequence ATGAACAACAATAGTGGCTCAAACGCCGTTGAGCGGCTGCTTGCCCGGATCATTGCCCTGCCAATCTGCCTGCTGATGTCTGCATGGTGCATGACATTGAACAGGCAAGTGCAGGACCTAACGAAACTCGATCAGATGACAAAAGACGGCCACCGGGTTCTGGCAATGTTCTGGCACGGGGAATATCTGCCGCTGTTTGCCCTGGCCAAGGGCAGAAATGTCGTCGTGGTGACCACGAGTTCATTCCGCGGCAATGTCATTGCAAACATTTGCCATTGGTTCGGCTATCAACCGGTCAGGCTGCCGGTAAAGGGTCGCGGAATGCACGTTCTTGCAAAGCATTTTGACCAAAACTATGGGCTCTATGCGGTCGCCCTGGACGGTCCTTTGGGACCCTATCATCGCATCAAGCATGGCGCTTTGCAGCTGGCCATCGAACAGGGGGTTCAACTTGTCCCTATCGGGATTCAGAGCAAACGAAAAATAGTGCTTGCATCACGTTGGGACAAACAGGAAATTCCGCTGCCATTTTCACGAGTGTCCATCACTGTTGGCGATATGATTGACGGCAAGGATACTTCACCGGGACCCGACCATGCGCTGCTCGATCAAAAAATCGCGACCGCAATGGAGGAGCAAAGCCGCCTTGCCGGCGACCTGCTGTGA
- the ppsA gene encoding phosphoenolpyruvate synthase — protein MTTKTRNVMWFEDLSRGDVSLVGGKNASLGEMVRELSQVDIKVPPGFATTADACRAYVEFNQLDRVLDRVLGDLENNKVTLAEAGAEIRRAFTAGDWPPDIKHDILTCFAELGARTGSDDLSVAVRSSATAEDLPDASFAGQQETFLNVRGERALLETCRRCFASLFTDRAITYRQLKGFDHSKVALSIGVQKMVRSDIGASGVMFSIDTETGFDKVVLINGAWGLGENVVQGTVNPDEYQVFKPFLEDLELVPILEKRCGEKEQKMIYAGQSGGETKNVPTSKHERQSFVLNDADILVLARQAVTIEQHYGQPMDMEWAKDGENGMLYIVQARPETVQSRIDVHAMKSYRLTASAEPVLSGLSVGSAIAKGAVCLIEDVADIENFVDGAVLVTTTTDPDWVPIMKRAAAIITDHGGRTSHAAIVSRELGIPAIVGTGRATQLLHDNQDITVSCASGEQGEVYAGLLDFEIEEIQLDHIPKTNTKIMLNLANPAAAFRWWRLPSDGVGLARMEFVVNSAVKAHPMALAHFDALENKADKDAIGLLTESYAEKGDYFVETLSRGLSRIAAAVYPKPVIVRMSDFKTNEYAKLLGGAQFEPQEENPMIGLRGASRYYSDMYRDGFALECRAMHHLREVMGFSNVILMVPFCRSPEEADRVLEVMAENGLQRGENGLEIYVMSEIPSNAIRASEFAERFDGFSIGSNELTQLTLGIDRDNEELADLFEESDPAVLWMVETIIDRAHESGIKVGLCGQAPSNDPSYAQFLVNAGIDSISVTPDSFLAVKTQVAEAERALVGKSTSD, from the coding sequence ATGACAACAAAAACCAGAAATGTAATGTGGTTCGAGGATTTGTCGCGCGGTGATGTGAGCCTTGTCGGCGGCAAAAATGCATCGCTTGGCGAGATGGTGAGAGAGCTGTCACAAGTCGACATCAAGGTGCCGCCCGGCTTTGCCACCACTGCAGATGCATGCCGCGCCTATGTGGAATTCAATCAACTGGATCGCGTGCTCGATCGGGTTTTGGGTGACCTGGAGAATAATAAAGTCACCCTTGCGGAAGCCGGAGCTGAAATACGAAGAGCCTTCACGGCTGGCGATTGGCCACCCGATATCAAGCATGACATTCTGACTTGCTTTGCGGAATTGGGCGCACGCACCGGTTCCGATGATCTGTCGGTGGCCGTGCGCTCCAGTGCCACTGCTGAAGATCTGCCGGATGCAAGTTTTGCCGGTCAGCAGGAAACCTTTCTGAATGTGCGCGGCGAACGAGCCCTGCTTGAGACATGTCGACGCTGCTTTGCCTCGCTCTTCACTGATCGCGCAATCACCTATCGTCAATTGAAAGGTTTTGATCACAGCAAAGTGGCGCTCTCCATCGGCGTTCAGAAAATGGTGCGATCTGATATTGGTGCTTCCGGCGTCATGTTTTCCATCGATACGGAAACGGGCTTCGACAAGGTCGTCTTGATCAACGGGGCATGGGGGCTGGGCGAAAACGTAGTTCAGGGCACGGTCAACCCGGATGAATATCAGGTTTTCAAACCATTTCTAGAGGATTTGGAACTTGTGCCGATTCTTGAAAAGCGCTGCGGTGAAAAAGAACAGAAGATGATTTACGCAGGCCAGTCCGGTGGTGAAACCAAGAACGTTCCCACATCGAAACATGAGCGCCAATCATTCGTTTTGAATGACGCCGATATTCTTGTTTTGGCGCGCCAGGCGGTCACCATTGAACAGCATTACGGACAGCCCATGGATATGGAATGGGCCAAGGATGGTGAAAACGGGATGCTCTACATCGTGCAGGCTCGGCCCGAAACGGTGCAATCACGTATCGACGTTCATGCCATGAAATCCTACCGGTTGACCGCATCTGCGGAGCCTGTTCTGTCGGGGCTCAGTGTCGGAAGCGCCATTGCCAAGGGCGCGGTTTGCCTGATCGAAGATGTCGCCGATATTGAGAATTTTGTCGATGGTGCCGTGCTAGTGACAACCACGACTGATCCGGACTGGGTGCCCATCATGAAGCGCGCAGCCGCAATTATTACCGATCATGGCGGCCGCACATCCCATGCCGCGATTGTCAGTCGCGAACTGGGAATTCCGGCGATCGTCGGCACGGGCAGGGCAACGCAATTGCTCCACGACAACCAGGACATCACCGTGTCATGTGCCTCGGGCGAGCAAGGTGAGGTTTATGCTGGCTTGCTCGATTTTGAAATTGAAGAAATCCAGCTGGATCACATTCCGAAAACCAACACAAAAATCATGCTCAATCTGGCCAATCCTGCGGCGGCGTTCCGGTGGTGGCGGTTGCCAAGTGATGGCGTTGGTCTGGCGCGTATGGAATTTGTGGTCAATTCCGCAGTGAAAGCCCACCCTATGGCGCTCGCCCATTTCGACGCGCTGGAGAACAAGGCAGACAAGGATGCAATCGGTCTGCTGACCGAGAGCTATGCCGAGAAAGGCGATTACTTTGTAGAGACGCTTTCGCGCGGCCTGTCGCGCATTGCAGCTGCAGTTTACCCCAAACCGGTCATTGTACGCATGAGCGACTTCAAAACAAATGAATACGCCAAACTTCTGGGTGGCGCACAGTTTGAACCGCAAGAAGAAAACCCGATGATCGGACTGCGCGGTGCCTCACGCTATTATTCCGACATGTATCGCGATGGTTTTGCCCTTGAGTGCAGGGCCATGCACCATTTGCGCGAAGTCATGGGATTTTCGAACGTCATTTTGATGGTGCCGTTTTGCCGCTCGCCCGAGGAAGCTGATCGGGTGCTCGAGGTGATGGCGGAAAACGGATTGCAGCGCGGTGAGAACGGGCTTGAGATTTATGTCATGAGTGAGATTCCATCCAATGCAATTCGCGCAAGTGAATTTGCTGAACGCTTTGACGGTTTCTCAATTGGCTCAAATGAGCTGACCCAGCTGACACTTGGAATCGACCGTGACAATGAGGAGCTTGCTGACCTGTTTGAGGAAAGCGATCCGGCCGTGTTGTGGATGGTTGAGACGATAATAGATCGTGCCCATGAGAGCGGCATCAAGGTAGGGCTTTGTGGTCAGGCGCCAAGTAATGACCCGTCCTATGCGCAATTCCTAGTCAATGCCGGAATTGACAGTATTTCAGTGACCCCGGACAGCTTCCTGGCCGTAAAGACACAGGTCGCGGAAGCCGAACGGGCTCTGGTCGGAAAAAGCACCTCTGATTGA
- a CDS encoding glycosyltransferase, with product MNVLMFTNTFTPHVGGVARSVSELAHQLRQAGDSVLIVAPEFEGMPSQEDGVVRIPALQNFGGSDFSVPIPLTTNLSDIIEDFQPDIVHSHHPFLLGDSALRAASSTETPVIFTYHTRYELYGHYVAQDSDLLKRLAQSLSIGYCDLCDGVIAPSDSIERFLRAHSVKTEIATIPTGVDTAVFCNGVGAHTRQIFSIPTKAPLVGHVGRLAPEKNLGFLAASLALFLNQNAEAHVLIVGDGPSRSHMLEIFRSVNVDDRVRFSGVLQGPALVDAYASMDVFAFTSCSETQGLVLAEAMAASVPVVALDAPGVREMVRDRINGRLLSATAEETEFASAVAGQFSCNIEARKQQQEVARQTAARFSISSTTDQMRSFYNKIESGHKHTEYKHDNLWTWSKRAVSNELDIIGNIAHAASNALFSPPAKSDEQQ from the coding sequence ATGAACGTGTTGATGTTCACCAATACGTTTACCCCGCATGTCGGCGGTGTTGCCCGAAGTGTGAGTGAATTGGCACACCAATTGCGCCAGGCGGGTGACAGCGTGCTGATTGTTGCGCCGGAATTTGAAGGAATGCCCTCGCAGGAAGACGGCGTGGTACGCATCCCCGCGTTGCAGAATTTTGGCGGCAGCGATTTTTCAGTACCGATACCACTCACCACGAATCTGTCGGACATCATCGAGGATTTTCAACCTGATATCGTTCACAGCCATCATCCGTTCTTATTGGGTGACAGTGCCCTGCGGGCAGCCAGTTCCACGGAAACTCCGGTCATCTTCACCTATCACACGCGCTATGAATTATATGGTCACTATGTCGCCCAGGATTCTGATCTTCTGAAACGGCTGGCACAGAGCCTGTCGATTGGCTATTGCGATCTTTGCGACGGCGTTATTGCGCCCAGCGACAGCATTGAACGTTTTCTGCGCGCGCATTCGGTTAAAACCGAAATTGCAACCATTCCAACAGGTGTTGATACTGCAGTGTTCTGCAACGGCGTAGGCGCACACACGCGTCAGATATTTTCAATTCCCACCAAGGCCCCGCTTGTGGGCCATGTGGGCCGTCTGGCCCCTGAAAAGAACCTTGGCTTTTTGGCCGCCTCACTGGCGCTCTTTCTCAATCAGAACGCGGAAGCCCATGTTCTGATCGTGGGTGACGGGCCGTCACGCTCTCATATGTTGGAGATTTTTCGGTCGGTGAATGTTGACGACCGTGTCCGATTTTCCGGCGTGTTACAGGGACCGGCATTGGTCGATGCTTACGCATCAATGGATGTCTTTGCCTTCACCTCCTGCTCAGAAACGCAAGGCCTCGTCTTGGCCGAAGCAATGGCTGCCAGCGTACCGGTTGTCGCCCTTGATGCACCCGGTGTCCGCGAAATGGTGCGCGACCGCATCAATGGCAGACTGCTATCTGCAACGGCGGAAGAAACAGAGTTTGCGTCCGCCGTTGCGGGTCAGTTCAGCTGCAACATCGAGGCGCGCAAACAACAACAGGAAGTCGCCCGCCAGACGGCCGCGCGCTTTTCCATTTCATCCACCACCGACCAGATGCGGTCCTTTTACAACAAAATCGAATCCGGGCATAAGCACACGGAATACAAGCATGACAATCTTTGGACATGGTCAAAACGTGCCGTCTCGAATGAACTTGATATTATAGGCAATATTGCCCACGCTGCGAGCAATGCATTATTCTCCCCACCAGCAAAATCCGATGAACAACAATAG
- a CDS encoding carbohydrate ABC transporter permease encodes MVDLNPSRSGGLLAWLNAPERRGPLLVAPALITLFVMNIFPLLWSFGLSFFNYRANRLTVPSFKGLDNYEKVLTDPVVWERFQTTGIIVGASVTLQLIFGFLLALLFAKTFPLRRILLMLVLAPMMLSFVSVAIFFKLFYDPTLGLLSWAIGLFTGEPFILLATPAGSIAAIVIADAWMWSPFVMLLVLAGLVSVPTYLYEAAEIDRASPWRRFRTITFPYIKSLLLLALLFRTIETFKLFDLSFLITGGGPGASTETVAIYAYRLGFQFFRTSQASALAYLILFVVIVLTSIYLYIVNRRNEEG; translated from the coding sequence ATGGTTGATCTCAACCCATCCAGATCTGGTGGCTTGTTAGCCTGGTTGAACGCGCCTGAGCGGCGCGGCCCTTTATTGGTCGCGCCTGCTCTTATCACATTGTTCGTGATGAATATTTTTCCGCTTCTGTGGTCTTTCGGATTGAGCTTTTTCAACTACCGGGCCAATCGGCTGACCGTCCCTTCCTTCAAGGGGCTCGATAATTACGAGAAGGTGCTAACCGACCCTGTGGTCTGGGAACGCTTTCAAACGACGGGTATCATCGTCGGTGCTTCCGTAACGCTGCAACTGATCTTTGGATTTTTGCTGGCATTGCTGTTTGCCAAGACATTTCCGTTACGTCGCATTTTGCTGATGCTTGTGCTGGCGCCAATGATGCTGTCTTTCGTATCCGTCGCGATCTTTTTCAAACTGTTTTATGATCCCACGCTGGGATTGTTGAGTTGGGCCATTGGGCTTTTCACCGGCGAGCCGTTTATTCTGTTGGCCACACCGGCAGGTTCCATTGCAGCCATCGTAATCGCAGATGCATGGATGTGGTCACCGTTTGTCATGTTGCTGGTGCTGGCCGGTTTGGTGTCGGTGCCGACATATCTTTATGAAGCTGCCGAAATTGACCGGGCATCGCCGTGGCGGCGCTTTCGAACAATCACATTCCCTTACATCAAGAGCCTTTTACTGTTGGCGCTTTTGTTTCGGACGATTGAAACCTTCAAGCTGTTTGACCTGTCTTTTTTGATCACCGGAGGTGGTCCCGGCGCGTCAACTGAAACGGTTGCAATTTATGCTTACCGGTTGGGCTTTCAGTTCTTCAGAACCAGTCAGGCATCCGCATTGGCCTATCTGATCCTGTTTGTCGTGATCGTGCTGACGAGCATTTATCTCTACATCGTCAACCGGCGCAATGAGGAGGGCTGA
- a CDS encoding ABC transporter ATP-binding protein, translating into MSGISLKNITKQFGDLTAVDAVTFDVADDEVLCLLGPSGCGKTTTLRMIAGLENATDGEIYLSGQDMTHLPARARNVAMAFQFYALYPNLTVSDNLAYPLHAEGDSSADIAAKLRDIAQVLQMDHVLDRFPHQLSEGEKQRVSVGRCIIRRPNCFLFDEPLSRLDVQLREEMRSDIKKVLSGLSRPTVIVTHDQLEAMTMGDRIAVMRDGKVEQIGAPQDVFNNPANTFVAGFIGTPQMNLVSGIISGIGGAIAVSIGQDVIELTGELAQPGHYLKLGDAVTLGMRPRSASLESESGPRILSGTCELIEPMGAETLLRIAHPAGQIRAIVTDRQGLNEGGTIHVRFAQGSYRLFHADGNRIGDTV; encoded by the coding sequence ATGAGTGGAATTTCGCTGAAAAACATAACCAAGCAGTTTGGTGATCTGACGGCAGTGGATGCTGTCACATTTGATGTTGCCGATGATGAAGTGCTGTGCCTGCTGGGGCCATCCGGGTGCGGTAAAACCACAACTTTGCGGATGATTGCCGGCCTTGAAAACGCAACAGATGGTGAGATCTATCTGAGTGGTCAGGACATGACCCATTTGCCTGCGCGCGCGCGCAATGTAGCGATGGCCTTTCAGTTCTACGCGCTTTATCCGAACTTGACGGTGAGCGATAATCTGGCTTATCCGCTGCATGCCGAAGGCGACAGCTCTGCGGATATTGCGGCGAAGTTGCGTGACATTGCGCAAGTGCTGCAAATGGATCATGTGCTGGACCGCTTTCCCCATCAGCTTTCGGAAGGTGAAAAACAGCGGGTTTCGGTCGGGCGCTGCATCATTCGCCGTCCAAACTGCTTTCTGTTTGATGAACCGCTCAGTCGTCTGGATGTGCAATTGCGCGAGGAGATGCGCAGCGACATCAAAAAAGTCCTTTCTGGTCTGTCGCGTCCCACAGTGATTGTCACGCATGATCAACTGGAAGCCATGACCATGGGAGACAGAATTGCGGTCATGCGGGACGGCAAAGTTGAGCAGATTGGCGCGCCGCAGGATGTGTTCAACAATCCTGCGAATACGTTCGTCGCCGGTTTTATCGGCACCCCGCAGATGAACCTTGTGAGCGGCATCATCTCCGGAATTGGTGGAGCAATAGCTGTTTCAATTGGACAGGATGTAATCGAGTTGACCGGGGAACTGGCGCAACCCGGACATTATCTTAAGCTTGGTGATGCCGTGACATTGGGAATGCGTCCAAGAAGCGCAAGCCTGGAGAGTGAAAGCGGGCCGAGGATTCTGTCCGGCACTTGCGAATTGATTGAGCCGATGGGCGCTGAAACGCTGCTGCGCATTGCGCATCCGGCAGGCCAGATCAGGGCTATCGTGACTGACCGACAGGGTTTGAATGAAGGCGGAACCATTCACGTTCGGTTTGCGCAGGGCAGTTACAGATTGTTTCATGCCGATGGCAACAGGATTGGAGACACAGTGTGA
- a CDS encoding carbohydrate ABC transporter permease: MAYRKAPFRKPGQAGWLYSLVTGVIALIYFFPVLWMILTAFKTRSDALAIPPKLFFTPTFDNFKSVFFRDTQAGDAVATGFVQYFVNSAFIGGSSVILALIIGTLAAYAFSRYPLKGNDTYMFIILTTRMLPPIVVIIPIFLMFRVTGLSGSYIGIILLYTAFNLPFSIWMMKSFFDDLNPEIEDSARLDGSNDWKVFFRICLPQVLAGLAATAVFALILTWNEFLFALLLTGSDTRTVPVAMANTIGGEIGVDWGLLSAIVSLFLIPVFIVTFVLQKQLLRGVTFGTIRK, translated from the coding sequence ATGGCATATCGCAAAGCTCCTTTCCGCAAGCCGGGCCAAGCCGGTTGGCTCTATAGTCTGGTGACGGGTGTCATTGCGCTGATCTACTTCTTTCCGGTCCTGTGGATGATCCTGACTGCGTTCAAGACGCGCTCCGATGCGCTGGCCATTCCGCCAAAGCTGTTTTTCACACCGACATTTGATAATTTCAAATCCGTGTTTTTCCGCGATACCCAGGCGGGCGACGCCGTTGCCACGGGCTTTGTTCAATATTTTGTCAATTCAGCCTTTATCGGCGGAAGCAGCGTGATCCTGGCACTTATCATCGGCACACTGGCTGCCTATGCTTTTTCGCGCTATCCGCTCAAGGGCAATGACACTTACATGTTCATCATTCTGACGACACGGATGTTGCCGCCGATTGTGGTCATCATCCCGATCTTTCTGATGTTCCGTGTTACCGGTCTGTCGGGCAGTTATATTGGTATTATTCTGCTTTATACGGCGTTCAATCTGCCGTTCTCCATCTGGATGATGAAAAGCTTTTTTGATGATCTCAATCCGGAGATCGAGGACAGCGCACGATTGGATGGATCAAACGACTGGAAAGTCTTTTTCCGGATTTGCCTGCCCCAGGTTCTGGCCGGGCTGGCCGCAACGGCAGTGTTTGCGCTTATTCTCACCTGGAATGAATTCCTGTTTGCCCTGTTGTTGACCGGCTCTGACACCCGCACGGTTCCCGTGGCCATGGCCAACACAATCGGGGGTGAAATTGGCGTCGACTGGGGCCTGCTGTCTGCCATTGTCAGCCTGTTCTTGATACCTGTTTTCATCGTCACCTTTGTCCTGCAAAAACAATTGCTGCGCGGCGTTACATTCGGGACCATCCGCAAATGA
- a CDS encoding cation:proton antiporter, with translation MEHSRILITLGMLLLAGLALDALGRRTRLPRVTLLVTFGILAGPSVLNLIPVAANDWYPLIAKFALVMVAFLLGGHLTRSVITRDGRHILGVSLGVVFLTSMFVGLGLWALGIDPVLCLVFAGIACATDPAATEDVVRSSGLEGAFPRILRGTVAIDDAWALIVFSLMLAASYALGGGDATQVVGHITLEIGGAFLLGAAIGMPAAYLTGRLKPGEPSMIEALGVVFLCGGLALELGASFLLSTMICGVVIANIARHHTRPFHEIESIEWPFMVLFFILAGASLEFSAILEIGLIGLAYVLLRALGRVVGGWAGGRVSGMDRLESRWIGVALMPQAGVAMGMALVAASAFPDRAGSILAIAIGTTVIFELVGPLFTQIALSKVKASQTSETD, from the coding sequence ATGGAACATTCCAGAATTCTGATCACGCTCGGTATGCTGCTGCTGGCAGGTTTGGCATTGGATGCTCTGGGCAGGCGGACACGGCTTCCAAGGGTTACATTGCTTGTGACGTTTGGAATACTGGCTGGTCCATCAGTTCTGAATCTCATTCCTGTTGCTGCCAATGACTGGTATCCCCTGATCGCCAAATTTGCGCTGGTGATGGTTGCTTTTCTGCTGGGTGGCCATCTGACGCGATCTGTTATCACACGGGACGGGCGACATATTCTGGGCGTATCGCTGGGGGTCGTTTTTCTGACATCCATGTTTGTCGGGCTGGGCCTGTGGGCGCTTGGAATTGATCCGGTTCTGTGCCTTGTCTTTGCCGGCATTGCCTGCGCTACCGATCCGGCTGCAACTGAAGATGTTGTGCGTAGTTCAGGTCTTGAAGGGGCTTTCCCACGAATTCTGCGGGGTACAGTTGCCATAGATGATGCATGGGCTCTGATTGTGTTCAGCCTCATGCTAGCTGCTAGTTATGCTCTCGGGGGCGGTGATGCCACTCAGGTGGTGGGGCACATTACACTGGAGATTGGTGGCGCATTTCTTTTAGGGGCCGCGATTGGAATGCCGGCAGCCTATCTGACGGGGCGTCTGAAACCGGGCGAACCTTCCATGATTGAAGCCCTTGGTGTTGTGTTTTTGTGTGGCGGGCTCGCGCTTGAGCTTGGTGCGTCTTTTCTGCTGTCAACAATGATATGTGGTGTGGTGATTGCCAATATCGCGCGCCATCATACGCGTCCGTTTCACGAAATCGAGAGTATTGAATGGCCGTTCATGGTGCTGTTCTTCATTCTCGCCGGGGCTTCACTTGAATTTTCAGCCATTTTGGAAATCGGCCTGATTGGCCTTGCCTATGTGCTGTTGCGCGCCCTTGGGCGTGTTGTTGGCGGCTGGGCCGGGGGACGTGTCAGCGGTATGGACCGACTTGAGAGCCGCTGGATCGGTGTCGCACTAATGCCGCAGGCCGGTGTGGCCATGGGCATGGCACTGGTTGCTGCCAGCGCATTTCCGGACCGCGCCGGATCCATTTTGGCCATTGCCATCGGAACCACCGTTATTTTTGAACTGGTTGGGCCCTTGTTCACTCAGATTGCACTGTCAAAGGTGAAGGCGTCGCAAACTTCTGAAACTGATTGA
- a CDS encoding heavy metal translocating P-type ATPase, with protein sequence MKLLSPDRWNVALLAIALIGLVSGIGLWAAGYSGLADYVWAGGVIPILAALIVEIIRSLRQGDLGLDIVAALSMSAALFFGETLAAAVVALMYSGGTLLESFAEVRARREMSDLLSRVPRTATIHHNGKLEEVPLDDVAPGDLLLIRQGDIAPVDGAVESGRALLDQSALTGESMPVRLEQGQAVMSGSTNAGETFDLRATHLAANSTYAGIVRLVEAAQKSKAPMVRLADRYSLLFLAVTIAMATLAWWFSGDPIRAVAVLVVATPCPLILAVPVALVAGLSRAAHYGVLIKGAKPLEALARIETMIVDKTGTLTEGRPKIVSIDALSDLTPDEMLFFAAGLDQGSKHPVAQAIVASAQQRGMHLPVPTDLVETPGEGITGRIDGHDVVVGGEDFVMGLAECARMDHPARSNGAVIVALAVDGQLVGHIEMADALRSGTIAFLKGLRRIGMKRILLATGDRLSVAEAVTDGLDLDGLRAELTPDQKVLLVLSERKNGPVMMVGDGVNDAPALAAADVGVAMGARGTAASAEAADVVLLVDQLDRLLPGLEIARRSRRIALESVGIGIGLSFVGMIAAALGYLAPVQGAVLQEVIDVAVILNALRVLNTVPLEA encoded by the coding sequence ATGAAATTGCTGTCTCCAGATCGTTGGAATGTAGCTCTGCTGGCCATTGCGCTTATCGGACTTGTGTCTGGTATAGGCCTTTGGGCAGCTGGGTATTCGGGTCTGGCGGATTATGTCTGGGCTGGCGGCGTCATTCCGATTCTGGCGGCCCTCATTGTCGAGATCATCCGAAGCCTGAGGCAGGGTGATTTAGGGCTCGATATTGTGGCAGCGCTTTCAATGTCTGCCGCGCTGTTTTTTGGGGAAACATTGGCTGCGGCCGTTGTGGCCCTGATGTATTCCGGCGGCACCCTTCTTGAAAGCTTTGCAGAGGTGCGGGCCCGCCGGGAGATGAGCGATCTGCTTTCGCGCGTGCCTCGGACAGCAACAATTCATCACAACGGCAAATTGGAAGAAGTTCCGCTGGATGATGTGGCGCCCGGTGATCTGCTGTTGATACGCCAGGGCGACATTGCGCCTGTGGATGGCGCGGTAGAGAGCGGTCGGGCGCTGCTGGATCAATCGGCGCTGACCGGTGAATCGATGCCAGTCCGGCTGGAACAAGGCCAGGCCGTGATGAGCGGATCCACCAATGCGGGCGAAACGTTTGATCTGCGTGCAACGCATCTGGCAGCCAACAGCACCTATGCTGGAATTGTGCGGCTGGTGGAGGCGGCACAAAAGTCAAAAGCACCAATGGTGCGGTTGGCGGATCGGTATTCCCTTCTGTTCCTGGCCGTCACAATTGCCATGGCAACTCTGGCCTGGTGGTTTAGTGGCGATCCTATCAGAGCGGTCGCTGTGCTTGTGGTTGCAACGCCCTGTCCGCTTATTCTGGCCGTTCCGGTTGCTCTGGTGGCAGGGCTGTCACGGGCTGCGCATTACGGTGTGCTGATCAAGGGCGCAAAGCCGCTTGAGGCTTTGGCGCGGATTGAGACCATGATCGTTGACAAGACTGGCACGCTGACAGAAGGGCGGCCCAAAATCGTGTCAATCGACGCACTATCTGATCTGACACCTGATGAGATGCTGTTCTTTGCAGCCGGGCTTGACCAAGGGTCAAAGCATCCTGTTGCACAGGCCATTGTGGCGTCGGCGCAGCAAAGGGGCATGCATCTTCCGGTCCCAACCGATCTTGTGGAAACCCCCGGTGAGGGCATCACCGGCAGGATTGACGGGCATGATGTTGTTGTTGGCGGCGAGGATTTTGTCATGGGTCTTGCAGAATGTGCCCGGATGGATCACCCGGCCCGGTCGAACGGCGCGGTTATTGTCGCGTTGGCAGTGGATGGCCAATTGGTTGGGCACATCGAAATGGCAGATGCGCTGCGCAGCGGCACAATTGCTTTTCTGAAGGGTCTGCGCCGGATTGGCATGAAACGTATTCTGCTTGCGACCGGTGACCGTCTCTCTGTCGCCGAGGCCGTGACTGACGGACTTGATCTTGATGGTTTGCGTGCCGAGCTGACGCCTGACCAAAAGGTGCTGCTGGTTCTGAGTGAGCGAAAGAACGGCCCTGTCATGATGGTCGGCGATGGTGTGAATGATGCGCCGGCATTGGCCGCTGCTGATGTTGGGGTGGCCATGGGCGCACGCGGCACGGCGGCGTCGGCAGAAGCTGCAGATGTCGTGCTGCTGGTTGATCAACTGGATCGATTGCTGCCCGGATTGGAAATTGCACGCAGATCACGTCGCATAGCTCTGGAAAGTGTCGGCATCGGGATCGGTTTGTCATTTGTCGGAATGATTGCCGCCGCACTGGGCTATCTCGCACCGGTGCAGGGCGCTGTTCTGCAGGAAGTGATTGATGTGGCGGTGATCCTGAATGCGTTGAGAGTCCTGAATACAGTGCCGCTCGAAGCGTAA